The following proteins are co-located in the Gloeocapsa sp. DLM2.Bin57 genome:
- a CDS encoding metal ABC transporter ATPase: MTELTVSTLNNQTEEATEAKVAEFLQEHQEIEMILPVVIGIFATSRLGLRGANALLANLLIAGISRQIFQQLKKTQTESTTTPPEENNQKQNNEIAQGYSIIHSVPGRIRLKIERLRDDTLFAKRLERLLNENEYVLKVRVNQAAASVAINYEASGASEMELGMQLLNIISRAEAEETITSPGVENNQI, translated from the coding sequence ATGACTGAATTAACCGTATCAACATTAAACAATCAAACCGAAGAAGCAACAGAAGCTAAAGTAGCCGAATTTTTACAAGAACATCAAGAAATTGAGATGATTCTACCTGTGGTAATTGGCATATTTGCTACTAGTCGTTTAGGATTAAGAGGCGCTAACGCTTTGTTGGCTAATTTGTTAATCGCGGGAATATCTCGACAAATTTTTCAACAGCTTAAAAAAACTCAAACAGAATCAACCACAACACCACCAGAAGAGAATAACCAAAAGCAAAACAACGAAATTGCTCAAGGTTATAGCATTATTCATTCAGTACCTGGAAGAATCCGTTTAAAGATTGAACGTTTAAGGGATGACACCTTATTTGCTAAACGGTTAGAAAGATTACTCAACGAAAATGAATATGTACTCAAAGTTAGAGTAAATCAAGCCGCAGCTTCAGTAGCAATTAATTATGAAGCCTCGGGAGCATCAGAAATGGAATTAGGTATGCAGCTATTGAATATTATCAGTAGAGCAGAAGCAGAAGAAACAATCACCTCTCCTGGTGTAGAAAATAATCAAATTTAG
- a CDS encoding ferrous iron transport protein A: MDWQINDSQQSWSFSYFGGSSEQEEGVNPGSGYPLAEAAIGKRVWLIGSQGKKSMEHLLSMGLTTGMEVTIVSRQPSGSVVVKMNNKQIGIGAGLAQKVWVRDEPFTAESNIKTFLGEMPEGTRCIVVGYDKARWGYRGKLVSMGLTPGAEFTVLKVGSMGHPIDILLNGFHLSLRKQEADALVVETVDEEKND, from the coding sequence ATGGATTGGCAGATAAATGACAGTCAGCAAAGTTGGAGTTTTTCTTACTTTGGTGGATCTAGTGAGCAAGAAGAAGGGGTAAATCCTGGATCTGGTTACCCCTTAGCAGAAGCTGCAATAGGTAAACGAGTCTGGTTAATTGGATCTCAAGGAAAAAAAAGCATGGAGCATCTCTTATCAATGGGATTAACTACGGGGATGGAAGTAACAATAGTTAGCCGTCAACCAAGTGGTTCAGTTGTAGTAAAAATGAACAATAAGCAAATCGGTATAGGAGCAGGATTAGCTCAAAAAGTTTGGGTTAGAGATGAACCTTTTACAGCAGAAAGCAATATCAAAACATTCTTAGGAGAAATGCCAGAGGGTACAAGATGTATAGTTGTAGGGTACGACAAGGCGAGATGGGGTTACAGAGGAAAATTAGTTTCGATGGGATTAACTCCAGGAGCAGAATTTACCGTGCTTAAGGTAGGTTCAATGGGTCACCCAATTGATATCCTACTCAATGGATTTCACCTAAGTTTACGCAAACAAGAAGCAGACGCTCTCGTAGTTGAAACAGTAGATGAGGAGAAAAATGACTGA
- the cadA gene encoding cadmium-translocating P-type ATPase has translation MTGLVLESQSEVIHILPGRLRLRVPLLENKAFTNRLVELLTAETWIKKFRINTWATSVVIHYHQRENQDIIPQLQEILAEAGQKPSSLSSSPKLQEEEWSSLTLPLVAVSLAVTSRQLGLPFLRVGAIASLIAATLPVAQRAVNNIFREQKLNIDCLDLLAIVFSGLQGRLITPALMITLHELGDLIRDRTARATERQTAELLDTIGRYAWVEREGKLIQINSDCVIPEEIVIVYPGEQIPVDGVVLKGEATIDQQQLTGESMPIVAQTGTYVYASTLLRSGQIHISTEKVGYQTRAAASWELLQKAPVHDTRMANYAAKLADKLIIPSLTWAGLVWVTTRDPSRVASILTLDFVTGIRVSIPTAFLGALNHITRHGILVRSGRTLELLSEIDTFVFDKTGTLTRGEVVVVGIQTVAGRLSEHDLLQLAASAEQRITHPLAEAIAVFAQDQGIEILPRENWEYSVGLGMTATIAGKTVLIGSERFLKQQDIDLEGFSYSGEELSLIYVACDGQFQGVIQYADPLRPESSALITKLQQDWGISVHLLTGDNQERAMQVAHALNIPKTQVYAEAFPEQKAQIVRDLHRSGRTVAFVGDGLNDSVALAYADVSISFAHGSEVARETADVVLMNNNLNSILEAIAIARETRNLIDQNILLVVGPNLLALGLASTVGLNPLLATTIHNGTAIAAGLNSLRPLAQHQIENYVK, from the coding sequence ATGACAGGACTTGTATTAGAATCTCAATCAGAAGTTATCCATATCTTACCAGGAAGGTTAAGATTAAGAGTTCCTCTGTTGGAAAATAAAGCCTTTACTAATCGTTTGGTAGAATTATTAACAGCAGAAACATGGATTAAAAAGTTTCGGATTAATACTTGGGCAACTTCGGTGGTGATTCATTATCATCAAAGGGAAAATCAGGATATTATTCCACAATTACAGGAAATTTTAGCCGAAGCTGGTCAAAAACCCTCCTCTTTATCTTCTTCACCCAAACTACAAGAGGAAGAATGGTCGAGTCTTACCCTTCCTCTCGTAGCTGTCAGTCTTGCTGTAACAAGTAGGCAACTCGGACTACCTTTTTTACGTGTAGGGGCGATCGCTTCACTTATCGCTGCTACCCTTCCTGTAGCGCAAAGAGCTGTTAACAACATCTTTCGAGAGCAAAAACTCAATATTGACTGTTTAGACTTGTTAGCGATTGTTTTTAGCGGTTTACAGGGAAGATTGATTACCCCTGCACTGATGATAACTCTTCATGAATTAGGAGACTTAATCCGCGATCGCACCGCTAGAGCTACAGAAAGACAAACTGCCGAGTTACTAGACACCATTGGGCGTTATGCTTGGGTAGAAAGAGAAGGAAAACTTATCCAAATCAACAGTGACTGCGTTATTCCCGAAGAGATAGTCATAGTCTATCCAGGTGAACAGATTCCCGTAGATGGAGTAGTGCTCAAAGGAGAAGCAACCATCGATCAACAACAACTTACAGGGGAATCGATGCCTATTGTCGCTCAAACGGGAACTTATGTCTATGCTTCTACCCTGTTACGTTCAGGTCAAATCCATATTTCTACCGAAAAAGTCGGTTATCAAACCCGCGCTGCAGCTAGTTGGGAATTACTGCAAAAAGCTCCAGTTCATGATACCCGTATGGCTAATTATGCAGCTAAACTAGCCGATAAACTGATTATACCCTCTCTGACTTGGGCGGGATTGGTTTGGGTAACAACCCGAGATCCTAGTAGAGTTGCTTCTATTCTTACCCTCGACTTTGTCACGGGAATTAGAGTATCTATCCCTACCGCTTTTCTAGGAGCATTAAATCATATTACCAGACATGGTATTTTAGTACGTAGTGGACGCACCCTAGAGTTACTCTCAGAAATAGATACCTTCGTTTTTGATAAAACAGGTACTCTCACCCGAGGAGAAGTAGTAGTAGTAGGTATCCAAACCGTAGCAGGAAGACTATCAGAGCATGATTTATTACAGTTAGCAGCATCAGCAGAACAGCGCATAACTCACCCTCTCGCTGAAGCGATCGCCGTTTTTGCTCAAGATCAAGGTATAGAAATTCTCCCTCGGGAAAATTGGGAATATAGCGTAGGGTTAGGTATGACAGCGACGATCGCGGGTAAAACCGTGTTAATAGGTAGTGAAAGATTCCTGAAACAACAAGATATAGACTTAGAGGGATTTTCCTACTCTGGTGAAGAACTATCTCTAATCTACGTGGCTTGTGATGGTCAGTTTCAAGGAGTTATCCAATACGCTGATCCCTTGCGTCCTGAAAGTTCAGCCCTGATTACTAAGCTACAACAAGATTGGGGAATATCTGTTCATTTATTAACAGGAGATAATCAAGAACGCGCTATGCAAGTAGCCCATGCTCTCAATATTCCCAAAACTCAAGTATATGCGGAAGCTTTCCCCGAACAAAAAGCGCAAATTGTCCGCGATTTACATCGCTCAGGAAGAACAGTCGCTTTTGTAGGAGATGGACTCAATGACTCAGTAGCTTTAGCTTATGCTGACGTCTCTATCTCTTTTGCTCATGGTTCAGAAGTAGCTAGAGAAACAGCAGACGTGGTTCTAATGAATAATAACCTTAATAGCATTCTCGAAGCTATCGCGATCGCTAGAGAAACCAGAAATCTCATCGACCAAAATATACTATTGGTAGTAGGTCCTAATTTACTCGCTTTGGGTTTAGCCTCTACCGTCGGACTTAACCCTCTTTTGGCTACTACTATTCATAATGGTACAGCGATCGCCGCAGGTTTGAATAGTTTACGACCTTTAGCTCAACATCAAATCGAAAATTATGTTAAATAA